In the genome of Myxococcus stipitatus, one region contains:
- a CDS encoding alpha/beta fold hydrolase, which produces MDSPPLTRLSIPLDSLRMQALEAGPADGPLVLLLHGFPELSESWRDVLPLLGEEGYHAVAPDLRGYGGTDRPARGYDLDTLAEDIEQLAHHLQPGHPVHLVGHDWGGAIAYHLAALRPEVVDTLTVVNCPHPSVMLRRIWKPAQLRRSWYMFFFQLPWLPERLLSAHGGQRVPWLIRRGMAPGTQVSDERLSPYAANLSHPAAARAAVEYYRQSMRDLLNPAHARRMLWEYPRIRAPFRLVWAEEDPALGVELTTDLEPWFEEAPDVSYLPGVGHFAPLEAPEQVATRIVEHVKSRRRRAVH; this is translated from the coding sequence ATGGACTCCCCGCCGCTCACCCGTCTGTCCATTCCGCTGGACTCGCTGCGCATGCAGGCGCTGGAGGCGGGGCCCGCCGATGGGCCGCTCGTGCTGCTGCTGCACGGCTTCCCGGAGCTGTCGGAGAGCTGGCGGGACGTGCTGCCGCTCCTGGGCGAGGAGGGCTACCACGCGGTGGCGCCGGACCTGCGCGGCTACGGCGGCACGGACCGGCCCGCGCGAGGCTATGACCTGGACACGCTGGCGGAGGACATCGAGCAGCTCGCCCACCACCTCCAGCCCGGGCACCCGGTGCACCTGGTGGGGCACGACTGGGGCGGCGCCATCGCCTACCACCTGGCGGCGCTGCGGCCGGAGGTGGTGGACACGCTGACGGTGGTGAACTGCCCCCATCCCTCCGTCATGCTCCGCCGCATCTGGAAGCCCGCCCAGCTCCGGCGCTCCTGGTACATGTTCTTCTTCCAGCTCCCCTGGCTGCCCGAGCGCCTCTTGTCCGCGCATGGCGGTCAGCGCGTGCCCTGGCTCATCCGACGCGGGATGGCGCCGGGCACCCAGGTGAGCGACGAGCGCTTGTCTCCCTATGCGGCGAACCTGTCCCATCCCGCCGCCGCGCGCGCCGCGGTGGAGTACTACCGCCAGTCGATGAGGGACCTGCTCAACCCCGCGCACGCGCGGCGGATGCTCTGGGAGTATCCCCGCATCCGCGCGCCGTTCCGGCTGGTGTGGGCGGAGGAGGACCCCGCGCTGGGCGTGGAGCTGACGACGGACCTGGAGCCCTGGTTCGAAGAGGCGCCGGACGTCTCATACCTCCCCGGCGTGGGCCACTTCGCTCCCCTGGAAGCACCCGAGCAGGTGGCGACGCGCATCGTGGAGCACGTGAAGTCCCGCCGGAGGCGGGCCGTACACTGA
- a CDS encoding amidohydrolase, translating into MLRRLCGLVGAVIVFSGLGGCTRNTPGAGASGTSVYVAQRIRTLDAARPVVEALAVRDGKVLATGTRGEVLQAAGPDARVVDLGGVTVVPGLTDAHGHLAGLGQAEAQVSLVGATSKQEALSRIASAPGTSYQGAWLIGQGWDQNDWPEKAFPTRQDLDAIHPGVPVMLSRIDGHAAWVNSEALRRAGITRDTKDPTGGRILRDASGEATGILLDNAMDLVGVVVPALSDAEHATHLSAALARVARVGLTGVHDAGMDLRTFRLLQKWDKEGKLPLRVYAMAAGQSAERDTFLREGPYQGNRLTLRAVKLVLDGALGSRGAALHQDYTDEHGHRGLLMMPPDEYERRVTAFMAAGFQVCTHAIGDRANTLVLDTLLRAAEVTGSKDGRHRVEHAQVMRLEDIDRLGRSGIVASVQPMHATSDMPWAEARVGPERIRGAYAWQRLKSSGAVLALGSDFPVERPDVLAGLYAARTRQDASGAPANGWYADQRLSAQEALEGFTVGAAYASFAESRRGRLQPGMDADFVVLSVDPVDAPASELPGAQVRLTVVGGDEVYRAEEK; encoded by the coding sequence ATGCTGAGACGACTCTGCGGGCTCGTGGGTGCGGTGATTGTCTTTTCGGGCCTCGGCGGCTGTACCCGGAACACCCCGGGCGCGGGAGCGTCGGGGACCTCTGTCTATGTGGCGCAGCGCATCCGCACGCTGGACGCGGCGCGGCCGGTGGTGGAGGCGCTCGCGGTGCGCGACGGCAAGGTGCTGGCCACGGGCACCCGCGGGGAGGTGCTCCAGGCGGCGGGCCCCGACGCGCGCGTGGTGGACCTGGGCGGAGTCACGGTGGTGCCGGGCCTGACGGATGCCCACGGACACCTGGCGGGGCTGGGACAGGCGGAGGCGCAGGTGAGCCTGGTGGGCGCGACCAGCAAGCAGGAGGCCCTGTCGCGCATCGCCTCGGCGCCGGGGACCTCGTACCAGGGGGCGTGGCTCATCGGTCAGGGGTGGGACCAGAACGACTGGCCGGAGAAGGCGTTCCCCACGCGCCAGGACCTGGATGCCATCCACCCTGGCGTACCGGTGATGCTCTCGCGCATCGACGGGCACGCGGCCTGGGTCAACAGCGAGGCCCTGCGGCGCGCGGGCATCACCCGCGACACGAAGGACCCCACCGGCGGCCGCATCCTCCGCGACGCCAGTGGTGAGGCCACGGGCATCCTGCTCGACAACGCCATGGACCTGGTCGGTGTCGTGGTGCCGGCGCTCTCGGACGCGGAGCACGCCACGCACCTGAGCGCGGCGCTCGCCCGGGTCGCCCGCGTGGGGCTCACCGGCGTCCACGACGCGGGCATGGACCTGCGCACCTTCCGCCTCCTCCAGAAGTGGGACAAGGAGGGGAAGCTCCCCTTGCGCGTCTACGCCATGGCGGCCGGACAGAGCGCCGAGCGCGACACCTTCCTGCGCGAAGGGCCCTATCAAGGCAACCGCCTCACGCTGCGCGCGGTGAAGCTCGTCCTGGACGGCGCGCTGGGCAGCCGGGGCGCGGCGCTGCACCAGGACTACACCGACGAGCACGGCCACCGCGGCCTCTTGATGATGCCGCCCGACGAGTACGAGCGGCGCGTGACGGCCTTCATGGCCGCGGGCTTCCAGGTGTGCACGCATGCGATTGGAGACCGCGCCAACACGCTGGTGCTGGACACGCTGCTGCGCGCGGCGGAGGTCACCGGCTCCAAGGACGGGCGCCACCGCGTGGAGCACGCGCAGGTGATGCGGCTGGAGGACATCGACCGGCTGGGCAGGAGCGGCATCGTCGCCAGCGTGCAGCCCATGCACGCCACCAGCGACATGCCCTGGGCGGAGGCACGCGTGGGCCCGGAGCGCATCCGGGGCGCGTATGCCTGGCAGCGCCTGAAGTCCTCCGGCGCGGTGCTCGCGCTGGGCAGTGACTTCCCGGTGGAGCGCCCGGACGTGCTGGCCGGCCTGTACGCGGCGCGCACGCGGCAGGACGCGAGCGGTGCCCCCGCGAACGGGTGGTACGCGGACCAGCGGCTCAGCGCCCAGGAAGCGCTGGAGGGCTTCACCGTGGGCGCCGCCTACGCCTCGTTCGCGGAGTCGCGGCGCGGCCGGCTCCAGCCGGGCATGGACGCCGACTTCGTCGTGCTGTCGGTGGACCCGGTGGACGCCCCCGCCTCCGAGCTGCCAGGCGCCCAGGTGCGCCTGACGGTGGTGGGCGGCGACGAAGTCTACCGCGCCGAGGAGAAGTGA
- a CDS encoding efflux RND transporter periplasmic adaptor subunit, which yields MNPYRKPSAPRLLAVAGVVTAVLSLPACGKADASSKTAAVDAKVAAALPSVTLVAARAVRAAPREEVTGTLFPAQALQVGFEVGGRLAAVRVGKGASVKKGDVLGQLDVEISDAQVAQAEAAVAAAEAAATMASDVAARNATLQKEGGVSDLQNRASAAQAAQAQAQLLAAKAQLAQARAARRRHDLKAPFAGTLIDAPEQTGATVGPGTPLFTLEHLDTLVLRTTVAESLRGRLKPGTKVRVEAIGGAGVFTQDAVVRTVLPSADPATRRVPVELAVPNADGRFVAHTLARAVLPLGEDQDAQVVPGTALSSSNGDHVWVVGTGGEARRVEVRVLERREREVVVLASPALESVIDYPTPSLSQGSRVTVK from the coding sequence GTGAATCCCTATCGGAAACCCTCCGCCCCGCGCTTGCTGGCCGTGGCGGGTGTCGTCACGGCTGTCCTGTCGTTGCCTGCTTGTGGAAAGGCGGATGCGTCGTCGAAGACGGCCGCGGTCGACGCGAAGGTGGCGGCCGCGCTGCCCTCCGTGACGCTGGTCGCGGCGCGCGCGGTGCGGGCGGCGCCTCGCGAGGAGGTGACGGGCACGCTGTTTCCCGCGCAGGCGCTCCAGGTGGGCTTCGAGGTGGGGGGCCGGCTGGCGGCGGTGAGGGTGGGCAAGGGGGCGTCGGTGAAAAAGGGGGACGTGCTGGGGCAGCTCGACGTCGAAATCTCCGACGCGCAGGTGGCGCAGGCGGAGGCCGCCGTGGCCGCCGCGGAGGCCGCCGCGACGATGGCCTCCGACGTGGCCGCGCGCAACGCGACGCTCCAGAAGGAGGGTGGGGTGAGCGACCTGCAGAACCGCGCCTCGGCGGCGCAGGCGGCGCAGGCGCAGGCGCAGCTGCTGGCCGCGAAGGCGCAGCTGGCGCAGGCCCGGGCGGCGCGGCGGCGGCATGACCTGAAGGCGCCCTTCGCGGGCACGCTCATCGACGCGCCGGAGCAGACCGGGGCCACGGTGGGGCCGGGCACGCCGCTCTTCACGCTGGAGCACCTGGACACGCTGGTGCTGAGGACGACGGTGGCGGAGTCGCTGCGCGGTCGGCTCAAGCCCGGCACGAAGGTGCGCGTGGAGGCCATTGGCGGCGCGGGTGTGTTCACGCAGGACGCGGTGGTGCGCACGGTGCTGCCGTCCGCGGACCCCGCGACGCGCCGGGTGCCGGTGGAGCTGGCGGTGCCCAACGCGGATGGCCGCTTCGTCGCGCACACGCTGGCGCGCGCGGTGCTGCCCCTGGGCGAGGACCAGGACGCGCAGGTGGTGCCGGGCACGGCGCTGTCATCGTCCAACGGGGACCATGTCTGGGTGGTGGGCACCGGGGGCGAGGCCAGGCGCGTGGAGGTGCGGGTGCTGGAGCGGCGGGAGCGGGAGGTGGTGGTGCTGGCGAGCCCCGCGCTCGAGTCCGTCATCGACTACCCCACGCCGAGCCTGTCGCAGGGCTCGCGCGTCACGGTGAAGTGA
- a CDS encoding DUF99 family protein, with translation MRRLPRFPRVIGFDDGPFARRPGSAVPLAGVVCGGTRFEGLVWGRVRRDGWNATNEVCRLLEGGKFLPQVHLVLLDGIAFGGFNVVDLPELAARLGKPCVAVMRRHPDLAAVEQALRRLPRAEERWARLQRAGPIHQLEGFTFQVQGAEPSLVAEALTRVTDRGRVPEALRLAHLIGSAVITGESSQRA, from the coding sequence ATGCGACGACTGCCCCGCTTCCCCAGAGTGATTGGTTTCGATGATGGCCCCTTCGCGCGCCGCCCGGGCTCGGCGGTGCCGCTGGCGGGGGTGGTGTGTGGCGGCACGCGCTTCGAGGGCCTGGTCTGGGGGCGCGTGCGTCGCGATGGTTGGAATGCGACAAATGAAGTGTGTCGCCTGCTGGAGGGAGGGAAGTTTCTGCCGCAGGTGCATCTGGTGTTGCTGGATGGCATCGCGTTTGGTGGTTTCAACGTGGTGGACCTGCCGGAGCTGGCGGCGCGGCTGGGCAAGCCATGTGTCGCGGTGATGCGGCGGCACCCGGACCTGGCGGCGGTGGAGCAGGCGCTGCGGCGGCTGCCTCGGGCGGAGGAGCGCTGGGCGCGGCTTCAGCGCGCGGGGCCCATCCATCAGCTCGAGGGCTTCACCTTCCAGGTCCAGGGCGCGGAGCCCTCGCTCGTCGCGGAGGCGCTCACCCGAGTGACGGACCGGGGCCGCGTCCCCGAGGCGCTGCGGCTGGCGCACCTGATTGGCTCCGCCGTCATCACGGGTGAGAGCAGCCAGCGCGCCTGA
- a CDS encoding DUF2293 domain-containing protein: protein MPESLTFAPTSDPKRVRAPDGRVLSVPEGWALLPPGDAGLTRRVKAAGPTWTVVEKVGRKLFSRGVWAPEQHILQARAALESERATPAYAKKLAAGRERRAREQEEYEVEFANSVLRFLAFSPAWLPHAKKLAVLVSAHATPVGSGTVARTERIPVERRAEAAVIAWMRHQTTGYDDLKIARVKGARREVRRELAEISRAVLDLHRRDVPHGPSACPLCTALARVGGGAREA from the coding sequence ATGCCTGAATCCCTGACGTTCGCCCCCACCTCGGACCCCAAGCGCGTGCGCGCCCCGGACGGCCGCGTGCTCAGCGTGCCGGAGGGCTGGGCCTTGCTGCCTCCCGGTGACGCCGGCCTGACCCGGCGGGTGAAGGCGGCGGGCCCCACCTGGACGGTGGTGGAGAAGGTGGGCCGCAAGCTCTTCTCCCGGGGGGTCTGGGCCCCGGAGCAGCACATCCTCCAGGCCCGCGCGGCGCTGGAGTCCGAGCGCGCCACGCCCGCGTACGCGAAGAAGCTGGCCGCCGGCCGCGAGCGCCGCGCTCGCGAGCAGGAGGAGTACGAGGTGGAGTTCGCCAACAGCGTGCTGCGCTTCCTGGCGTTCTCACCCGCGTGGTTGCCTCACGCGAAGAAGCTGGCCGTGCTGGTCTCCGCCCACGCCACCCCGGTGGGCAGCGGCACCGTCGCGCGCACCGAGCGCATCCCCGTGGAGCGCCGCGCCGAGGCCGCCGTCATCGCGTGGATGCGCCACCAGACGACGGGCTACGACGACCTGAAGATTGCCCGGGTGAAGGGCGCCCGGCGCGAGGTGCGCCGCGAGCTGGCGGAAATCTCCCGCGCCGTGCTGGACCTGCACCGCCGCGATGTCCCGCATGGGCCCTCCGCGTGTCCGCTGTGCACCGCATTGGCGCGTGTGGGCGGCGGTGCGCGCGAGGCCTGA
- a CDS encoding helix-turn-helix domain-containing protein: MPRPADPHARETLLTAARAEFARKGLRGARIEDITAACGLSKGAFYLHFDSKEALFGEVLAAFEERLGEVNTRRMRSTEAFFREQGTVQPDERLQRSERYQRFCELERTFDVEALELMWSYRDVVAVLVSGSQGTPYESLLWQMTDAQVERLASDFQRLQVAGAVDPKMDPRLLASVIVGAYLLLSQRMVYHTEKPDLSAWALTLHRVFEGGTMPRLESPAPPSKASRPKTSPSKTSRRGQQRARAKTHHTPRKRQ, encoded by the coding sequence ATGCCAAGACCCGCGGACCCTCATGCCAGGGAAACGCTGCTGACCGCGGCCCGGGCGGAGTTCGCCCGCAAGGGATTGCGCGGTGCGCGCATCGAGGACATCACCGCCGCGTGTGGTCTGTCCAAGGGCGCCTTCTATCTGCACTTCGACTCGAAGGAGGCGCTGTTCGGCGAGGTGCTGGCCGCGTTCGAGGAGCGGCTGGGCGAGGTGAACACGCGGCGCATGCGGTCCACGGAGGCGTTCTTCCGGGAGCAGGGCACCGTCCAGCCCGATGAGCGGCTTCAGCGCAGCGAGCGCTATCAGCGCTTCTGTGAGCTGGAGCGCACCTTCGACGTGGAGGCGCTGGAGTTGATGTGGTCCTACCGCGACGTCGTCGCGGTGCTCGTCAGCGGCAGCCAGGGCACGCCCTACGAGTCGCTGCTGTGGCAGATGACGGATGCGCAGGTGGAGCGGCTGGCCAGCGACTTCCAGCGCTTGCAGGTGGCGGGCGCGGTGGACCCGAAGATGGACCCGAGGCTGCTCGCGTCCGTCATCGTGGGGGCCTACCTGCTGCTGTCACAGCGCATGGTCTACCACACGGAAAAGCCAGACCTGTCCGCGTGGGCGCTCACGCTCCACCGCGTGTTCGAGGGCGGCACGATGCCGCGTCTGGAATCCCCGGCCCCTCCTTCCAAGGCTTCGCGACCCAAGACGTCTCCCTCCAAGACCTCCCGTCGCGGGCAGCAGCGTGCCCGCGCGAAGACTCACCACACCCCGAGGAAACGCCAGTGA
- a CDS encoding efflux RND transporter permease subunit: MLLSDVSIRRPVFTTMMSLGLIVLGLMGLGRLGTDLYPDVSFPVVVVTTVYKGAGPGEIETQVVKPVEDAVAGISGVDKIHSWSRENLATVVVQFKLSTNLDRAVQEVRDKVAGIANRLPQTADAPVVGRVDLSATPILTYAVSADLPSQALRRLIDDRIKPALSQLEGAAEVRITGGDTREIQIDLDLDKARAAGVSPFDIARRVGAENLDLPAGRLKLGASELTVRSLGQFRDVEEIRALPVARSRTGAQVRLEEIATVTDGVAERRTVARLNSKDAVILEVVKQPGSNTVAVSDAVKKVLKDMGPEVGHGFTARLLIDQSDLIRENAHEVWVALIFGGAMAVLIILMFLLDGRGTFISSLALPTSVIGTFFVMYVLDYTLNQMTLLGLSLAIGLLIDDAVVVREAITHRLEKGEDPMSAAANGTRDVGLAVLATTLSLVAVFVPVAFMPGIVGQFFKQFGITISMAVLVSLFISFTLDPMLSARLAKRRVPGEVHRENAVAAALRRVLDGTERFYASVLRWVLSHKWTTAGITLLLLVMSFGAASRLGAEFISPEDRSQFLVDLKLPDSASLAETEARTAEAEALVRQIPEVTDVYSIVGTNGDVNKSRMRVLTLGKNQRAKGVPEMKDEARALLSSLVATQVNLSDPPTIEGLGDYYPIMVRVTGPDLVRVNQEAERIAGILRGLKGTEDVRVEANPPKPELQVRIDRARASDVDVNAQVLATQLRLAIDGDVVAKLREGTTETDIRVRLAEKDRSTPERVSQLEVYTARGLIPVSDLAHLELKDGPSVIEHENRERQLVVFSQLAKGAALGDVVVDLKKQVAAQPLPPGYAVIYDGQMKEMESQNSAFGMAFGLAFVFIYMVLASQFESFKHPFTIMASLPLALVGALLSLVVTGYHLSMGAMIGVILLMGLVTKNAILLIDGALQHLREGDTVDEAMMKAGPRRLRPILMTSAAMAIGMVPTAIGTGTGSEFRAPMAISVIGGVITSTFLTLLVVPVVFAAMERIGGKRRAKPQEPASVAQASDHGPSQAA, translated from the coding sequence ATGCTGCTCAGCGACGTCTCCATCCGCAGGCCCGTCTTCACCACCATGATGTCGCTTGGCCTCATCGTCCTCGGACTGATGGGGTTGGGCCGCCTGGGCACGGACCTCTATCCGGACGTGTCCTTCCCCGTCGTCGTCGTCACCACCGTCTACAAGGGCGCGGGCCCGGGAGAAATCGAGACCCAGGTCGTCAAGCCGGTGGAGGACGCCGTCGCGGGCATCAGCGGCGTGGACAAGATTCACTCGTGGAGCCGGGAGAACCTGGCCACGGTGGTGGTGCAGTTCAAGCTGTCCACCAACCTGGACCGCGCGGTGCAGGAGGTGCGCGACAAGGTGGCGGGCATCGCGAACCGGCTGCCGCAGACGGCGGACGCGCCGGTGGTGGGCCGGGTGGACCTGTCCGCCACGCCCATCCTCACCTACGCCGTGTCGGCGGACCTGCCGTCGCAGGCGCTGCGCCGGCTCATCGATGACCGCATCAAGCCGGCGCTCTCGCAGCTGGAGGGCGCGGCGGAGGTGCGCATCACCGGTGGCGACACGCGCGAGATTCAAATCGACCTGGACCTGGACAAGGCGCGCGCGGCGGGGGTGTCTCCGTTCGACATCGCCCGGCGGGTGGGGGCGGAGAACCTGGACCTGCCCGCGGGCCGGCTCAAGCTGGGGGCCAGCGAGCTGACGGTGCGCTCGCTGGGGCAGTTCCGGGACGTGGAGGAGATTCGGGCGCTGCCGGTGGCGCGCAGCCGCACGGGCGCGCAGGTGCGGCTGGAGGAGATCGCCACGGTGACGGACGGGGTCGCGGAGCGGCGCACGGTGGCGCGGCTCAACAGCAAGGACGCCGTCATCCTGGAGGTGGTGAAGCAGCCGGGCTCGAACACGGTGGCGGTGAGCGACGCGGTGAAGAAGGTGCTGAAGGACATGGGGCCGGAGGTGGGGCACGGCTTCACGGCGCGGCTGCTCATCGACCAGTCGGACCTCATCCGGGAGAACGCGCACGAGGTGTGGGTCGCGCTCATCTTCGGTGGCGCGATGGCGGTGCTCATCATCCTGATGTTCCTGCTGGACGGGCGCGGCACGTTCATCTCCTCGCTGGCGCTGCCCACGTCCGTCATCGGCACGTTCTTCGTGATGTACGTGCTGGACTACACGCTGAACCAGATGACGCTGCTGGGGTTGTCGCTGGCCATCGGTCTGCTCATCGACGACGCGGTGGTGGTGCGCGAGGCGATTACCCACCGGCTGGAGAAGGGCGAGGACCCGATGAGCGCGGCCGCCAACGGCACGCGGGACGTGGGGCTCGCGGTGCTGGCGACGACGCTGTCGCTGGTGGCGGTGTTCGTGCCGGTGGCCTTCATGCCCGGCATCGTCGGGCAGTTCTTCAAGCAGTTCGGCATCACCATCTCCATGGCGGTGCTCGTCTCGCTGTTCATCTCCTTCACCCTGGACCCCATGTTGTCGGCGCGGCTGGCGAAGCGGCGGGTGCCCGGGGAGGTGCACCGGGAGAACGCGGTGGCGGCGGCGCTGCGGCGCGTGCTGGACGGGACGGAGCGCTTCTATGCGTCGGTGCTGCGGTGGGTGCTCTCGCACAAGTGGACGACGGCGGGCATCACGCTGCTCTTGTTGGTGATGTCCTTCGGGGCGGCGAGCCGGCTGGGCGCGGAGTTCATCTCACCGGAGGACCGCTCGCAGTTCCTGGTGGACCTCAAGCTGCCGGACTCGGCGAGCCTGGCGGAGACGGAGGCCCGCACGGCCGAGGCGGAGGCGCTGGTGCGCCAGATTCCGGAGGTGACGGATGTCTATTCCATCGTCGGCACCAACGGAGACGTGAACAAGTCGCGCATGCGGGTGCTGACGCTGGGCAAGAATCAGCGCGCCAAGGGCGTCCCGGAGATGAAGGACGAGGCGCGTGCGCTGTTGTCCTCGCTGGTGGCGACGCAGGTGAACCTGAGCGATCCGCCGACCATCGAGGGCCTGGGCGACTACTACCCCATCATGGTGCGAGTCACGGGGCCGGACCTGGTGCGGGTGAATCAGGAGGCGGAGCGCATCGCGGGCATCCTGCGCGGGCTGAAGGGGACGGAGGACGTGCGGGTGGAGGCGAATCCGCCCAAGCCGGAGCTCCAGGTGCGCATCGACCGGGCGCGCGCGAGCGACGTGGACGTCAACGCGCAGGTGCTGGCGACGCAGCTGCGCCTGGCCATCGACGGTGACGTGGTGGCGAAGCTGCGCGAGGGGACGACGGAGACGGACATCCGGGTGCGGCTGGCGGAGAAGGACCGGAGCACGCCGGAGCGGGTGAGCCAGCTGGAGGTGTACACGGCGCGCGGCCTGATTCCGGTGTCGGACCTGGCGCACCTGGAGCTGAAGGACGGGCCGAGCGTCATCGAGCACGAGAACCGGGAGCGGCAGCTGGTGGTGTTCTCGCAGCTGGCGAAGGGGGCGGCGCTGGGGGACGTGGTGGTGGACCTGAAGAAGCAGGTGGCCGCGCAGCCGCTGCCGCCGGGGTACGCGGTCATCTACGACGGGCAGATGAAGGAGATGGAGTCGCAGAACAGCGCGTTTGGCATGGCCTTCGGTCTGGCGTTCGTCTTCATCTACATGGTGCTGGCGAGCCAGTTCGAGTCGTTCAAGCACCCGTTCACCATCATGGCGTCGCTGCCGCTGGCGCTGGTGGGCGCGCTCCTGTCGCTGGTGGTGACGGGGTATCACCTGTCGATGGGCGCGATGATTGGCGTCATCCTGTTGATGGGCCTGGTGACGAAGAACGCGATTCTGCTCATCGACGGGGCGCTCCAGCACTTGCGTGAGGGAGACACGGTGGACGAGGCCATGATGAAGGCGGGGCCTCGGCGCCTGCGTCCGATTCTGATGACGAGCGCGGCGATGGCCATTGGCATGGTGCCCACGGCGATTGGAACGGGGACGGGCTCGGAGTTCCGGGCGCCCATGGCCATCTCGGTGATTGGTGGCGTCATCACCTCCACGTTCCTGACGCTGCTGGTGGTGCCGGTGGTGTTCGCGGCGATGGAGCGCATCGGCGGCAAGCGCCGGGCGAAGCCGCAAGAGCCGGCCAGCGTGGCGCAGGCCTCGGACCACGGGCCCAGCCAGGCCGCGTGA
- the rnz gene encoding ribonuclease Z, whose translation MSLLRLTFLGTSAAQPTLHRNLSGLAVKVDTDLLLFDCGEGSQRQMVRFGTGFTVDAVFFTHFHADHYLGIIGFLRTLGMMGREHAIHLYGPPPARRLLHQAVHLGLESMSFPIEIHEVKDGDVIPRNGYSVQVVGVDHRINALAYALVEDGRPGRFHLEKAKELGVPPGPSFGKLQKGEAVTLEDGRTVKPEDVLGPARSGRKLVISGDTRPCAAVVRAAKDADLLVHESTFSDDEQARALETHHSTAREAGRVAREAGVHRLVLTHLSSRHDTEPAKLLAQAREEYKGPLEVAYDGFTLELPLRD comes from the coding sequence ATGTCTCTCCTCAGGCTCACCTTCCTCGGCACCTCCGCCGCCCAGCCCACCCTGCACCGCAACCTGTCCGGACTGGCGGTCAAGGTGGACACGGACCTGCTGCTCTTCGACTGCGGCGAGGGCAGCCAGCGGCAGATGGTGCGCTTCGGCACCGGCTTCACCGTGGATGCCGTCTTCTTCACCCACTTCCACGCCGACCACTACCTGGGAATCATCGGCTTCCTGCGCACGCTGGGAATGATGGGCCGCGAGCACGCCATCCACCTGTATGGCCCGCCTCCCGCGCGGCGGCTCCTGCACCAGGCCGTGCACCTGGGCCTGGAGTCCATGTCCTTCCCCATCGAAATCCACGAGGTGAAGGACGGCGACGTCATCCCGCGCAACGGCTACTCGGTGCAGGTGGTGGGCGTGGACCACCGCATCAACGCGCTGGCCTACGCGCTGGTGGAGGACGGGCGTCCGGGCCGCTTCCACCTGGAGAAGGCGAAGGAGCTGGGCGTGCCCCCGGGCCCCAGCTTCGGCAAGCTCCAGAAGGGCGAGGCCGTCACGCTCGAGGACGGGCGGACGGTGAAGCCGGAGGACGTGCTGGGCCCGGCGCGCTCCGGCCGCAAGCTGGTCATCTCCGGGGACACGCGGCCGTGCGCGGCCGTGGTGCGCGCGGCGAAGGACGCGGACCTGCTGGTCCACGAGTCCACCTTCTCCGACGACGAGCAGGCGCGCGCGCTGGAGACCCATCACTCGACGGCGCGCGAGGCGGGGCGGGTGGCACGCGAAGCGGGCGTGCACAGGCTGGTGCTCACCCACCTGTCCAGCCGCCACGACACGGAGCCCGCGAAGCTGCTCGCGCAGGCGCGCGAGGAGTACAAGGGCCCCCTGGAAGTGGCCTACGACGGCTTCACCCTGGAGCTGCCGCTGCGCGACTGA
- a CDS encoding cold-shock protein, translating to MATGTVKWFNDAKGFGFIVQDGGGEDVFVHHTAINMDGFRTLQEGQKVEFEVGRGPKGLQAQNVRAA from the coding sequence ATGGCAACTGGTACCGTCAAGTGGTTCAACGATGCAAAGGGCTTTGGCTTCATCGTGCAGGATGGTGGCGGTGAGGACGTGTTCGTCCACCACACGGCCATCAACATGGATGGGTTCCGCACGCTGCAGGAAGGCCAGAAGGTGGAGTTCGAAGTCGGTCGCGGCCCCAAGGGCCTCCAGGCGCAGAACGTGCGCGCGGCCTGA